A window from Leifsonia shinshuensis encodes these proteins:
- a CDS encoding diguanylate cyclase, whose amino-acid sequence MTDPTATSVPPVSPDELYDRAPCGLLTLTEAGRIVRVNATFSAWTGITPEQLTGTPLSDLLEPGARIFYETRFVPILHLEGEVREVALAFRTTRDAALPVLVNAAVDRGGATPLVHVAVFDASRRQDYERQLLTARRIAESSEARTRVLQNATTAFGESETVERLAQALAESAREALGAAAAAVFLDDHHPRVAGGTVPLDPDLLPGGVPPEALAADGILTWTVRDGQQHPDAASALRAARLDTILTVPLLQAGTPIGTLACYFSRPPELDDHATDLLRSLCRQAAQTVARLRLQAQLAAIALHDPLTGLANRVLLRTHIAASVTAAIERQEPLALIFVDLDDFKAVNDDLDHTAGDTVLKLIAARLSSAVRGDDLVCRYGGDEFIIVCRDTDHERAAAIAERIRVAIKQPLHDDGWTRTITASVGVTVHTPGHSRVLDGPELLRVADKAMYRSKDRGKDQVSVIAL is encoded by the coding sequence ATGACCGACCCGACCGCGACCTCCGTGCCGCCGGTCTCGCCGGACGAGCTGTACGACCGGGCCCCCTGCGGGCTGCTGACCCTCACCGAGGCGGGCCGCATCGTGCGGGTGAACGCCACGTTCTCGGCCTGGACCGGCATCACGCCGGAGCAGCTGACCGGCACCCCGCTGAGCGACCTGCTCGAACCGGGTGCGCGGATCTTCTACGAGACGCGCTTCGTGCCGATCCTGCACCTCGAGGGCGAGGTGCGCGAGGTGGCGCTCGCCTTCCGCACGACGCGGGATGCGGCGCTGCCCGTCCTCGTCAACGCCGCGGTCGACCGCGGCGGTGCGACGCCGCTGGTCCACGTCGCCGTGTTCGATGCCAGCCGCCGGCAGGACTACGAGCGCCAGCTGCTGACGGCCCGGCGGATCGCCGAGAGCTCGGAGGCGCGCACGCGCGTGCTGCAGAACGCCACGACGGCGTTCGGCGAGAGCGAGACCGTGGAGCGGCTGGCGCAGGCGCTGGCGGAGAGCGCCCGGGAGGCACTCGGAGCCGCTGCCGCCGCCGTCTTCCTCGACGACCACCATCCCCGGGTCGCCGGAGGGACGGTCCCGCTCGACCCCGACCTGCTGCCCGGCGGCGTGCCGCCCGAGGCCCTGGCCGCCGACGGCATCCTCACCTGGACGGTGCGCGACGGCCAGCAGCATCCCGACGCCGCCTCCGCGTTGCGGGCGGCCCGTCTGGACACGATCCTCACCGTTCCGCTGCTCCAGGCCGGCACGCCGATCGGGACGCTGGCCTGCTACTTCTCGCGCCCTCCGGAGCTCGACGACCACGCCACCGACCTGCTCCGGTCGCTGTGCCGCCAGGCGGCGCAGACCGTGGCCCGGCTCCGGCTGCAGGCGCAGCTCGCCGCCATCGCCCTGCACGACCCGCTCACCGGGCTCGCCAACCGGGTGCTGCTGCGGACACACATCGCGGCCAGCGTCACGGCGGCGATCGAACGTCAGGAGCCGCTCGCGCTCATCTTCGTCGACCTGGACGACTTCAAAGCGGTCAACGACGACCTCGACCACACCGCGGGTGACACGGTCCTCAAACTGATCGCCGCGCGTCTCAGCAGCGCGGTCCGCGGCGACGACCTGGTCTGCCGGTACGGCGGCGACGAGTTCATCATCGTGTGCCGCGACACCGACCACGAGCGTGCCGCAGCCATCGCGGAGCGCATCCGGGTCGCCATCAAGCAGCCCCTCCACGACGACGGCTGGACGCGCACCATCACCGCGAGCGTCGGAGTGACGGTGCACACGCCCGGGCACTCGCGCGTGCTCGACGGCCCGGAACTGCTCCGCGTCGCGGATAAGGCGATGTACCGGTCGAAGGACCGCGGGAAGGACCAGGTCAGCGTCATCGCGCTGTGA
- a CDS encoding alpha/beta hydrolase, giving the protein MTRSTETVDVVRRNNVREYGNPAGRPIVFAHGFGCSQEVWHAVIPYFSDDYRVIVFDHVGAGHSDLAAYDRAKYDSLHGYADDLLEIVEAFDLDDVVLVAHSVSAMIGVLAANRSPERFGRLILVGPSPRYTDDDGYVGGFTRPDIDGLLDALDVNYLGWSETIAPIIAGNVDRPEVGAELTASFCRTDPVIAGHFARVTFLSDNRADLAAVSVPTVVLQCSDDAIAPEAVGRYVHDAIPGSEFVQLSASGHCPNLSDPEELAHAIRSRLR; this is encoded by the coding sequence ATGACGCGATCGACCGAGACCGTCGACGTGGTGCGACGCAACAACGTGCGGGAGTACGGGAACCCGGCCGGACGTCCGATCGTGTTCGCGCACGGATTCGGCTGCAGCCAGGAGGTCTGGCACGCAGTCATCCCGTACTTCTCGGACGACTACCGCGTGATCGTGTTCGACCATGTCGGCGCCGGACACTCCGATCTCGCTGCCTACGACCGCGCCAAGTACGACTCGCTGCACGGGTACGCGGACGACCTGCTCGAGATCGTCGAAGCTTTCGACCTCGACGACGTCGTGCTGGTCGCGCACTCCGTGAGCGCGATGATCGGCGTGCTCGCCGCCAACCGCTCCCCCGAGCGCTTCGGCCGGCTCATCCTCGTGGGCCCGTCGCCCCGGTACACCGACGACGACGGCTACGTCGGCGGCTTCACCCGTCCCGACATCGACGGGCTGCTCGACGCCCTCGATGTCAACTACCTGGGCTGGTCGGAGACGATCGCACCGATCATCGCCGGCAACGTCGACCGGCCGGAGGTGGGGGCGGAGCTCACCGCCAGCTTCTGCCGCACCGACCCGGTCATCGCCGGGCACTTCGCCCGGGTGACGTTCCTCTCCGACAACCGCGCCGACCTCGCCGCCGTCAGCGTGCCGACCGTCGTGCTGCAGTGCTCCGACGACGCGATCGCGCCGGAGGCCGTCGGGCGGTACGTGCACGACGCCATCCCCGGCAGCGAGTTCGTGCAGCTCAGCGCGAGCGGGCACTGCCCCAATCTGTCCGACCCCGAGGAGCTCGCCCACGCGATCCGGAGCCGCCTTCGATGA
- a CDS encoding KTSC domain-containing protein codes for MERESFDSSVIASAGYDPALRTLEVQFVSGEVYRYFLVPARVWRDLRSAESAGAYFNAEVRDHYPEEWMPGAATR; via the coding sequence GTGGAGCGGGAGTCGTTCGACAGCTCGGTGATCGCGTCCGCCGGATACGACCCGGCGCTGCGGACGCTGGAGGTGCAGTTCGTCTCCGGCGAGGTCTACCGGTACTTCCTCGTGCCGGCGAGGGTCTGGCGCGACCTCCGGTCGGCGGAGTCGGCCGGTGCGTACTTCAACGCCGAGGTGCGCGACCACTACCCGGAGGAGTGGATGCCGGGTGCGGCCACCCGGTGA
- a CDS encoding TerC family protein — translation MHLALPAWFEITSFIVLLLILAFDLLYVYKRPHIPSPRESTLWVSFYVALALIFALLMLVIGDAEHAGQFLAGWLTEYSLSIDNLFVFVIIMARFKVPRKYQQEVLMVGIILALIFRGVFIVLGAGLIASFSWIFYIFGAFLLWTAFNQAFSKHDDEGAEDSWFIKFARRHLKVSTQYEGNKLRTTVSGRRMFTPLIIVFLALGTTDLLFALDSIPAIFGITQSPFIVFTANVFALMGLRQLYFLLGHLLDKLVYLKYGIAFILAFIGVKLVFHAMHENELPFINNGEHIEWAPDISTWTSLAVIVGAMVVATIASLVKLRMSGTTVAAAIHGDDTEEDDTENAAVDGTQEDPRT, via the coding sequence ATGCATCTGGCCCTGCCCGCCTGGTTCGAGATCACGTCGTTCATCGTCCTGCTGCTGATCCTGGCGTTCGACCTGCTCTACGTGTACAAGCGGCCGCACATCCCGAGCCCGCGCGAGTCCACTCTCTGGGTGTCGTTCTACGTCGCCCTCGCGCTGATCTTCGCCCTGCTCATGCTCGTGATCGGGGATGCGGAGCACGCTGGCCAGTTCCTCGCGGGCTGGCTGACCGAGTACAGCCTGAGCATCGACAACCTGTTCGTCTTCGTCATCATCATGGCGAGGTTCAAGGTGCCCAGGAAGTACCAGCAGGAGGTGCTCATGGTGGGCATCATCCTCGCGCTGATCTTCCGCGGCGTCTTCATCGTCCTCGGCGCGGGCCTGATCGCGAGCTTCAGCTGGATCTTCTACATCTTCGGCGCCTTCCTGCTGTGGACGGCGTTCAACCAGGCCTTCAGCAAGCACGACGACGAGGGCGCCGAGGACTCCTGGTTCATCAAGTTCGCCCGCCGTCACCTGAAGGTGTCGACGCAGTACGAGGGCAACAAGCTCCGGACGACGGTCTCCGGGCGGCGGATGTTCACGCCGCTGATCATCGTGTTCCTGGCTCTCGGGACGACCGACCTCCTGTTCGCGCTGGACTCCATCCCCGCGATCTTCGGCATCACCCAGAGCCCGTTCATCGTCTTCACCGCCAACGTCTTCGCCCTGATGGGCCTCCGTCAGCTGTACTTCCTGCTCGGCCACCTGCTCGACAAGCTGGTGTACCTGAAGTACGGGATCGCGTTCATCCTCGCCTTCATCGGCGTGAAGCTCGTGTTCCATGCGATGCACGAGAACGAGCTGCCGTTCATCAACAACGGCGAGCACATCGAATGGGCGCCCGACATCAGCACCTGGACGTCCCTCGCGGTCATCGTCGGTGCGATGGTTGTCGCTACGATTGCAAGTCTGGTGAAGCTGCGGATGAGCGGCACCACCGTCGCCGCGGCCATCCACGGCGACGACACCGAAGAGGACGACACCGAGAACGCGGCCGTCGACGGCACCCAGGAGGACCCCCGCACATGA
- a CDS encoding protein phosphatase 2C domain-containing protein: protein MSSLVGVSVRSDTGAVRHVNEDSALAQDPVFVVADGMGGHARGDLASRTAVESLARTLQPGSRPTPDEVVRAIDEANAAVRALSGADESGAAVAGTTLTGIVRVRVPELAAEQWMVVNVGDSRVYSWDGRELRQLTVDHSAVQELVDAGLISEAQAAVHPERNVITRALGAEDFVDTDSALIPEQGRQIFLVCSDGLTRELSDRRIAEILAEAPEDPAAALVDAANEAGGHDNITVIVVESVTGEDAPAPVDTRDRADGGSGRELEDTQPRE, encoded by the coding sequence ATGAGCTCTCTCGTCGGCGTGAGCGTCCGCAGCGACACGGGTGCGGTCCGGCACGTCAACGAGGACAGCGCTCTGGCGCAGGACCCGGTGTTCGTCGTGGCGGACGGGATGGGCGGCCACGCGCGCGGCGACCTCGCGAGCCGCACGGCGGTCGAGAGCCTGGCCCGCACCCTGCAGCCCGGCTCCCGGCCGACGCCCGACGAGGTCGTGCGGGCGATCGACGAGGCGAACGCGGCCGTCCGCGCCCTGTCCGGCGCCGACGAGTCCGGCGCGGCGGTCGCGGGCACCACGCTCACCGGCATCGTGCGCGTCCGGGTGCCCGAGCTGGCCGCCGAGCAGTGGATGGTCGTGAACGTCGGCGACTCGCGCGTCTACTCCTGGGACGGGCGGGAGCTGCGGCAGCTGACCGTCGACCACTCGGCCGTGCAGGAGCTGGTGGATGCGGGGCTGATCTCCGAGGCGCAGGCGGCCGTGCATCCCGAGCGCAACGTCATCACGCGGGCGCTCGGGGCCGAGGACTTCGTGGACACGGACAGCGCGCTCATCCCGGAGCAGGGCCGCCAGATCTTCCTGGTGTGCTCCGACGGGCTGACGCGCGAGCTGAGCGACCGGCGCATCGCCGAGATCCTCGCCGAAGCGCCCGAGGACCCGGCAGCGGCCCTCGTCGACGCGGCCAACGAGGCGGGCGGCCACGACAACATCACCGTCATCGTGGTTGAATCGGTGACCGGGGAGGACGCTCCGGCCCCCGTCGACACGCGTGACCGCGCGGACGGCGGAAGCGGCCGCGAGCTCGAAGACACGCAGCCGAGGGAGTAG